The following proteins are encoded in a genomic region of Nicotiana sylvestris chromosome 4, ASM39365v2, whole genome shotgun sequence:
- the LOC104221583 gene encoding uncharacterized protein, whose product MRALLVKNKLGFINGNDKKPDPNSSSYRLWERCNDMVTSWILNLLEKEIANSVEYVTDAMELWKELEDQYDQTNGTKLYQIQKEINDLSQGALDITSYYTKMKKLWDELTTLITKSHCTCNCTCGARETMHKAEHDRRLIQFLMGLNETYTVVRGSILMMNPLPIIAQAFSLLIQEERQREIKPHNHLSLESLALNVNTNRTTSFKTNYSPNNSQCYRNRPFCDYCKRPGHTREKCYKLHGYPQGSNQNQNPNISHNQSSSFNQNPRQNYNYGNNSGVNQGTGFNRGNRRVANAHVAAADTQHTGDKSCSAQNFSLTNEEYNQLAPSMKRPLVIGRVKYGLYILCPRTTWADLLSSKSNVYQVLKGFFSLVENQFGVNVKAVRIDNGLEFTNTETNMLPSTSINDQTPYELLYKRKPNYSHLKSFGCMCYPTVPRPHRDKFEPRTTPHLFVGYPFNTMGYKVLSLATRKIIVSRDVVFNESIFPFATNLDISSQFYVPHSIPFIEPLCEKLPDSTNVT is encoded by the exons ATGAGAGCCCTATTGGTGAAAAATAAACTAGGCTTCATCAATGGTAACGACAAAAAGCCAGATCCAAACTCCTCAAGCTATCGATTGTGGGAGAGATGTAATGATATGGTAACTTCATGGATTTTGAATTTATTGGAAAAGGAGATTGCAAACAGTGTTGAATATGTGACAGATGCAATGGAGTTGTGGAAAGAGCTTGAAGATCAATATGATCAGACAAATGGAACAAAGCTCTACCAAATTCAAAAGGAGATTAACGACTTGTCTCAAGGAGCACTTGACATTACTAGCTACTATACAAAAATGAAGAAGTTGTGGGATGAACTTACTACTCTAATTACTAAATCTCATTGCACCTGCAATTGTACATGTGGAGCAAGGGAAACTATGCACAAAGCAGAACATGATAGAAGATTAATACAATTCCTTATGGGGCTGAATGAAACCTACACTGTTGTTCGAGGAAGTATCCTCATGATGAATCCTCTTCCCATAATTGCACAGGCCTTCTCATTACTGATTCAAGAGGAAAGACAAAGAGAAATTAAGCCTCATAACCACTTATCTCTTGAGTCATTAGCCCTAAATGTCAACACAAATAGGACAACATCATTCAAGACAAATTATTCACCCAATAACTCTCAGTGCTATAGAAACAGACCCTTCTGTGATTACTGTAAGAGGCCAGGCCACACGAGAGAGAAGTGTTATAAACTTCATGGCTATCCTCAAGGCTCCAATCAAAATCAGAATCCAAATATAAGTCACAATCAATCTTCCAGTTTCAATCAAAATCCAAGACAAAACTATAACTATGGGAATAACTCAGGTGTAAACCAAGGTACCGGATTCAATAGGGGAAATAGAAGAGTGGCTAATGCACATGTAGCAGCCGCAGATACTCAACATACTGGTGATAAAAGCTGCAGTGCTCAAAATTTCAGTCTCACAAATGAAGAATACAATCAACTT GCCCCTTCAATGAAGAGGCCTCTGGTGATTGGTAGAGTCAAATATGGACTTTATATCTTATGTCCCAG GACCACTTGGGCTGATCTCCTATCCAGTAAAAGCAATGTTTACCAAGTTCTTAAGGGATTTTTTAGTTTGGTGGAAAATCAATTTGGAGTAAATGTTAAAGCTGTGAGAATAGACAATGGATTGGAGTTCACCAACACAGAGACAAACAT GTTGCCTTCCACTTCTATCAATGATCAAACTCCATATGAACTGTTGTATAAGAGAAAGCCAAATTACTCTCACCTAAAGAGTTTTGGCTGCATGTGCTACCCCACTGTGCCTAGGCCTCATAGAGACAAATTTGAACCTAGAACAACACCACATCTTTTTGTTGGCTATCCTTTCAACACAATGGGATACAAAGTTCTAAGTCTGGCTACTAGAAAAATCATTGTTTCCAGAGATGTAGTCTTCAATGAGTCTATCTTTCCATTTGCAACCAATTTGGATATATCTTCCCAATTTTATGTCCCTCATTCAATTCCTTTCATTGAACCTCTATGTGAGAAACTTCCTGACAGTACAAATGTTACATAG
- the LOC104211898 gene encoding U-box domain-containing protein 15, whose protein sequence is MVTAGEKDIENQGFTMEEENGSSCQTSPQDKRELVYELMGIIQTVSSYAEYRRTQRKESRNLVRRMKLLLPLLEEIRDFEEQIPESGIECLVKMKKAFHSAKKLLKSCHGGSKLYLALESEAVMRRFHSVYEKLSHALDGMPYEELGISDEEKEQVELMLVQFKRARKRIDTQDMELAMDLMVSLSTENDRNADSASIERLANKLELHTVEDLKAETISIRKVIKERRAQNAESTQQIIDLLNKLKRLAGMEETGIFDEPVIPKALEKSTSLAIPNEFLCPITLQIMTDPVIVSTGQTYERESIQHWLDTNHRTCPKTGETLTHLSLAPNFALKNLIEEWCLKNNFQLPTKQASTNPESPSAGSDEKLLSLIEDLSSCHLEVQRKAVTNIRMLSKENPEKRTFIANSGGIPSIVQLVSYPDSKIQEHAVTALLNLSIDESNKKLISKENAIPAIIEVLQNGSVGAKENSAAALFSLSMLDENKVAIGSLNGIPPLIDLLKNGTIRGKKDAITALFNLCFNHTNKSIAIQAGIVAPLLQLLEEKHLDMVDETLSILLVLTTHPEGRQEVGKLSFIETLVNLIRDGTPKNKECSAAVLLELSTHNSNLMLAALQYGVYEHLVEIGKEGTDRGQRKAKSILQLMTKTEQIPY, encoded by the exons ATGGTAACTGCTGGGGAAAAGGATATTGAAAATCAAGGTTTTACAATGGAGGAAGAAAATGGATCAAGTTGTCAAACTAGCCCACAAGATAAAAGAGAATTGGTTTATGAATTAATGGGTATAATTCAAACTGTAAGTTCTTATGCTGAATATAGGAGGACTCAAAGAAAAGAAAGTCGTAATCTTGTTCGAAGGATGAAGCTTTTATTAcctcttttggaagaaattaGAGATTTTGAAGAGCAAATTCCTGAATCGGGTATTGAATGTTTGGTAAAGATGAAGAAGGCATTCCATTCTGCTAAGAAATTGTTAAAATCTTGTCATGGCGGTAGCAAACTTTACCTG GCTTTAGAAAGCGAGGCTGTAATGCGGAGATTTCATTCTGTGTATGAAAAATTAAGTCATGCTTTGGATGGTATGCCTTATGAAGAACTTGGAATTTCAGATGAAGAGAAGGAACAG GTGGAGTTGATGCTCGTTCAATTCAAACGAGCTAGGAAACGAATCGATACTCAAGATATGGAACTTGCAATGGATCTAATGGTATCATTATCCACAGAGAATGACAGAAATGCAGATAGTGCTAGCATAGAGAGGCTCGCGAACAAGCTGGAATTGCATACTGTTGAGGACCTAAAGGCTGAAACAATATCAATAAGAAAAGTGATTAAAGAAAGACGAGCACAGAATGCTGAGAGCACGCAACAAATCATAGATCTTTTAAACAAATTGAAAAGGTTAGCAGGGATGGAAGAAACTGGTATTTTTGACGAACCTGTTATTCCCAAAGCTCTTGAGAAATCCACTTCTTTGGCGATCCCCAATGAATTCCTCTGTCCGATCACGTTACAGATTATGACAGACCCGGTTATTGTTTCAACTGGACAG ACATATGAAAGAGAGAGCATACAGCATTGGTTGGATACTAATCATCGTACATGTCCGAAAACAGGGGAAACTTTGACACACTTGTCATTGGCACCAAACTTTGCTCTAAAGAATTTAATAGAGGAATGGTGTTTGAAGAAcaactttcaacttccaacaaAGCAGGCTTCTACAAACCCCGAAAGTCCTTCTGCTGGAAGTGATGAAAAACTATTGTCGTTGATTGAAGACTTATCCTCGTGTCATTTAGAAGTGCAGAGAAAGGCTGTGACAAATATTCGGATGCTATCAAAAGAAAATCCGGAGAAAAGAACTTTCATTGCTAACAGCGGAGGAATCCCATCAATCGTGCAATTAGTGTCCTATCCGGATTCCAAAATCCAGGAGCATGCTGTCACAGCTCTTTTAAACTTGTCAATCGACGAATCAAATAAGAAACTTATATCCAAAGAAAACGCCATTCCAGCAATAATTGAGGTATTGCAAAATGGAAGTGTTGGTGCTAAAGAGAACTCTGCAGCAGCATTGTTTAGTTTATCAATGCTTGATGAAAATAAAGTAGCTATAGGTTCGTTAAATGGTATCCCGCCATTGATTGATCTATTGAAAAATGGGACAATCAGAGGGAAGAAGGATGCTATAACTGCACTCTTCAATCTATGTTTCAACCACACAAACAAAAGTATAGCGATCCAAGCCGGGATTGTAGCACCATTACTTCAACTACTAGAGGAAAAACATTTAGACATGGTTGATGAGACTCTATCCATATTGTTAGTTCTAACGACACATCCAGAAGGTAGACAGGAAGTTGGAAAGCTTTCGTTCATCGAAACTCTTGTAAATTTGATTAGAGATGGTACTCCAAAGAACAAAGAATGTTCAGCAGCTGTGCTTCTTGAGTTAAGTACACACAATTCAAATCTTATGCTTGCTGCTCTACAGTATGGTGTGTATGAGCATTTAGTAGAGATAGGGAAAGAGGGAACTGACCGAGGACAAAGGAAAGCAAAATCAATATTACAGCTTATGACTAAAACTGAGCAGATTCCATACTGA